The following are encoded in a window of Cucurbita pepo subsp. pepo cultivar mu-cu-16 chromosome LG12, ASM280686v2, whole genome shotgun sequence genomic DNA:
- the LOC111807208 gene encoding DNA-directed RNA polymerase V subunit 7 gives MFLKVQLPWNVIIPAENLDAKGLMLQRSIIIRLLDEFATKKATKDLGYFLAVTTLENIGEGKVRQTGDVLFPVIFSGITFKLYRGEILEGVVHKVLKHGVFLRCGPVENIYLSYLKMPDYRYVPGENPLFMNDKLSKIEKDVVVRFIVIGTKWLEAEREFQALVSLEGDYLGPVS, from the coding sequence ATGTTTCTCAAAGTGCAGCTGCCATGGAATGTCATAATCCCTGCTGAAAACTTAGATGCAAAGGGCTTGATGCTCCAAAGGTCTATTATAATCCGTCTGCTAGATGAATTTGCCACAAAAAAGGCCACAAAGGATCTCGGTTATTTCCTCGCAGTTACGACTCTAGAAAATATAGGAGAAGGGAAAGTTCGACAGACGGGTGACGTCTTGTTTCCAGTTATTTTTAGTGGTATCACCTTCAAGCTTTATAGGGGAGAGATCTTGGAGGGGGTTGTTCACAAGGTTCTCAAGCATGGTGTTTTCTTGAGATGTGGCCCTGTTGAGAACATATATCTCTCTTATCTGAAAATGCCAGATTACCGCTATGTGCCGGGCGAGAATCCCTTGTTCATGAACGACAAGCTTTCAAAAATTGAGAAAGATGTAGTCGTACGTTTTATCGTCATTGGCACGAAGTGGCTCGAGGCAGAAAGGGAGTTTCAGGCACTGGTGAGTTTGGAGGGTGATTATCTAGGGCCAGTTTCTTAA